From Lagenorhynchus albirostris chromosome 10, mLagAlb1.1, whole genome shotgun sequence, the proteins below share one genomic window:
- the LOC132527976 gene encoding NHP2-like protein 1: protein MTEADVNPKAYPLADAHVTKKLLDLVQQSCNYKRLRKGANEATKTLNRGISEFIVMAADTEPLEIILHLPLLCENKNVPYVFVRSKQALGRACGASRPVIACFVTIREGSQLKQQIQSIQQSIERLLV, encoded by the coding sequence ATGACTGAGGCTGATGTAAATCCGAAGGCCTACCCTCTTGCAGATGCCCACGTCACCAAGAAACTATTGGACCTCGTTCAGCAGTCATGTAACTACAAGCGGCTTCGAAAAGGAGCCAATGAGGCCACAAAAACCCTCAATAGAGGCATCTCTGAGTTCATTGTGATGGCTGCAGACACCGAGCCCCTGGAGATCATCCTGCACCTCCCACTGCTGTGTGAGAACAAGAATGTGCCCTACGTGTTTGTGCGCTCCAAGCAGGCCCTGGGGCGAGCCTGTGGGGCCTCCAGGCCTGTCATCGCCTGTTTTGTCACCATCAGAGAAGGCTCACAACTGAAGCAGCAGATCCAATCCATCCAACAGTCCATTGAAAGGCTCTTAGTCTAA